The segment ATATAGTCAGTAGCCAATACAATGTCCAACGCTTTCTCATGCGCGTACATCAGGATGGGAGAAATTGTAGAGTCACGCTTATTGAGCATGCTGTAGTCCACCGTCACACTAAAATCCGATTTTAATACCTCATCCACTTCCTTCTCATTGATGGTGTAATATATTTTGATGTCTTTTTGCCTTGGCACGATGGATGAGTCCACCGGGAAATTCAAGAACTCGATAGGTATGGTCACATCCTTGTAGAGGAATCTTGAGACCGAAAACTGAATATTTGTTTCTTTGGGTTCAGCTGTGATGATTTTTTCGGTCTGATATCCGAGTTCTTCGTCATAGTTGCTGGAGATGTTTTTGTCTTTGAATGCCAGCAAAACGGGGCTGGAGAGTTGTGTCATCAGTGATCTTGGTCCTGTGAAGGTCACAGAGTCATTGGCTATTTTGATAGGAGAGGTGATTCTATAGCTTTCTTTGAGAGGGACATTGATGCTGTCTATCATGATGGGCAGCCTTTTGATTACTTTTTCTTCTATGTGAAAAAATATGGTGTCTGTGACTACATAGGTCAGCTTCAATCCGTCCAGTTGATCAGAAATCATGGGTATGAGACTAGCACGTGTCAAGAAACGGATTTCTGTCGGGTTGTCTAGTCTAACTTGGATAGGGCGAGCATTGATGCGCAAGGTTTTGCGTAGGAGGTTCCATCCACCACTGGATACCACAATCTTTACGTTTTGGGTGAGGGGCTCTACCACCACTACACTGTCTCTTTTGAATAGGTAATTGATTGGATAATCTAGGCGGGTATCGTAGTTTTTGTTCATGGCGTTGAAAAACCAGAAGGTAGCCGCTCCCAATACTGAGAGTAGGACTACCTTCCAATTTTTTCTTAATCCAGGTGCAAAAAACCTAAAGAAACCCATATGTAATTAGGCTTGATTGGCTTTTTTACTCAATTCCATGGAGATTGAACTTTTTTCTATCACCAACTTGGTACCTCTGTCGATATCCAAAGTGATGGTAGAATCAGTAATTTCTACGATTTTGCCATGGATTCCACCGATGGTTACAGCTTGATCTCCTTTTTTCACTTCTTCAGTGAATTTTTTCTGATCTTTTTGTTTTTTCTGCTGTGGTCTGATGAAGAACATGTAGAAAACTACAGCCATCACACCTAGCATGATGTATTGCGTATAATCAGTGCCACTAGCAGCTGCTTGTAATAATATTAGATTTAGCATTTATTGATCTGTATAAGATTGTTTTCGTTTGTCTTATTCTGCTGATGCAGCTGGAGTTACGTCTGCCTTGATTTTGATCCTAGATTGTTTAGGAAAAGTATTGGCAGTGATAGTAACGGTTTTGTTTTGGATACCAGGCTTTTTGCTACTGTTGAATTTGACTTTGATTTGACCTTTTTCACCAATGCCAATTGGTTCTTTTGGCCATTCTGGTACAGTACATCCGCATGACCCTTTGGCATCAGAGATGATCAATGGAGCATCTCCAGTGTTTGTGAACTGGAATACGTGCTCTACCTCATCACCTTCATTTATTTTTCCAAAATCATAGTCTTCTTCTGTAAAAGTAAACACGGGTAACGGACCATCAGGTTTCATTTCAGGTTCGTTGGTAGCTGCTGGCTGAGTTGTAGCAGTTGCTCTGGTGTTTGCCACACCTTTTCCTTCTAGTTCTGCCACTCGGCCTTCTAGTCTTGTTACTCTGCTTTCCAAATCTGAATTAGAGCATCCTGCTACTGCCAATCCCAATACAGCGATGGTGGCTGATAATAATGTTATGTTTTTCATTTTAATAAAAATTGTGTTGATTAAAGTGTGAAATCTGTGACTGAGTGTCAGAGTCTCACAATCCATAATTTTTTAATTGATCAAATATCGAACAAATGTAATAAAGTCAACCGAATGGTTGTAACTCAGCGGACTTGTTAACAAGCCCTTAACAAGCTGGGCATGTTTTATTTTGGTGAAACTTCCTCTCCTTTGATTTGACTAATTAGTCCGTTGACATCATCGAGGAGTCTTTCGGCTTTTTCTTTGGCGTCTTTGACGATCTTTTGTCCTTCGGTTTTGGCGTGATTGTCAGTCAACTCTTTGCCATCTATGAACTCCTGAATGGCTACATCTAATTTTTTTCTATATTTATCTAGCTGGTAACTGAGTTTGTCTCGGGTATTTTCTCCCTTGTCTGGAGCATATAATACTCCCAAGACTGCGCCTGTAGCAGCTCCAATGATAAATGCGAATAGTGAATTTGAATTGTTGCTCATATTATTTGTTATCTAAAAGTCCTCTTCCACTCTTTTTAATGCGACCTTGCTCTTGTAAATCTACAGAAAGTACATCAAGCAAGCCATTTACAAACTGTTTACTTTTCGGAGTACTGTACTGTTTTGACAGTTCGATATACTCGTTGATAGTCACCTTTACGGGGATCGATGGAAAATGTGTCATTTCAGCTATCGCCATCTCCAGTATGATTCGATCTGTGAGTGCCACTCTATCGATTTCCCAGTTTTGAGATTTCTCCTTGATCAGTACGGATAGCTCTTCTTCATTGTCGATGGTCAAGTCATACAATTCTTTGAGGAAATCTAAATCTTCCTCCCAGTTTTTGGATAATTCCATCAGCAACGGTTCATCTCCTTCTTTTTCTATGGATTTGATGGTTTTGAGCACCATGCTTTTTAGGATCGGCTTGTCTTCTGTCCATCCTATATCCAGGGACTCAAAATAATCATTGATGTTGTCATGTTTGAATATGACGTTTTTATAGATGTCGAGACATAGTTCCAAATCATCTTCATATTTGGCCTGAGAGAGGTTATCATACTCTTCGTAGAATTCTTGGCTTTTGATATACTCCTTGTGCCAAGCACGAATCAGGTCGCTGTCCCAAGAAATATTCTTTCGAGACTTTTCATTCTGAAAAGGCTCGTATTTTTTGAGAGCAGTGATAATGATATTTTTCTTGAAGTTGTTGTGCTCTATCCCTTTTTTTCTTTTTTGGGCATCTATGAGTTCTTCGATTTCGATGATCAATGAGAGCAGTTTGATGTAGTCATCATAGATGGCAGACAAGTCAGCAATCATTCTTTTTTTGAAATGAATTTTGTTCTCTGGCAGTCTGTTTTGCCAATCACGACGAAAGTGCTTGACTTCTTTGATGATGTCAGGTTTGATGTCTTCGCCTATACTATCGAAACCTCCCTGATTGACTTGGTCGAAGACCTTGCCAGTAGTCTCTCTGTCTTGGCTGAGCATCTTCTTGTCCTGAACCTCCATAGAGTTGAGGTCTGGCAAGAATTGATCTTGCGCTTTTTGTTTACAAATATTGTAATCTGCCTCTTTGGCTGTGAGATATGCAAATATGGCTTGCATTCCCTTGATACGTAAAGAACGTCTGTTGAGCATTGTATCCTATCCCCGAATGATTTATGAGGGTAATTTAATATTACCTATTGATTTAATTCTGTCTTCTGCAATTTTTATGGCCGATTGATGAGGAGTTTGTGCTGATTTTTGACTCATCTCAAAAACTCTCAAAGTCGTATCGTAGATCAATTCCGTCTGTGCCATTACTCTTTCTCTGCTATGATTGCCTGCATATTCGTAATATACGTTGGTGATCCCACCTCCGTTGATCAAGAAGTCTGGTGCGTACAATATTCCTTTGTCTAC is part of the Reichenbachiella agarivorans genome and harbors:
- the yajC gene encoding preprotein translocase subunit YajC; the protein is MLNLILLQAAASGTDYTQYIMLGVMAVVFYMFFIRPQQKKQKDQKKFTEEVKKGDQAVTIGGIHGKIVEITDSTITLDIDRGTKLVIEKSSISMELSKKANQA
- a CDS encoding DUF1573 domain-containing protein encodes the protein MKNITLLSATIAVLGLAVAGCSNSDLESRVTRLEGRVAELEGKGVANTRATATTQPAATNEPEMKPDGPLPVFTFTEEDYDFGKINEGDEVEHVFQFTNTGDAPLIISDAKGSCGCTVPEWPKEPIGIGEKGQIKVKFNSSKKPGIQNKTVTITANTFPKQSRIKIKADVTPAASAE
- the nusB gene encoding transcription antitermination factor NusB, whose amino-acid sequence is MQAIFAYLTAKEADYNICKQKAQDQFLPDLNSMEVQDKKMLSQDRETTGKVFDQVNQGGFDSIGEDIKPDIIKEVKHFRRDWQNRLPENKIHFKKRMIADLSAIYDDYIKLLSLIIEIEELIDAQKRKKGIEHNNFKKNIIITALKKYEPFQNEKSRKNISWDSDLIRAWHKEYIKSQEFYEEYDNLSQAKYEDDLELCLDIYKNVIFKHDNINDYFESLDIGWTEDKPILKSMVLKTIKSIEKEGDEPLLMELSKNWEEDLDFLKELYDLTIDNEEELSVLIKEKSQNWEIDRVALTDRIILEMAIAEMTHFPSIPVKVTINEYIELSKQYSTPKSKQFVNGLLDVLSVDLQEQGRIKKSGRGLLDNK
- a CDS encoding YbbR-like domain-containing protein, yielding MGFFRFFAPGLRKNWKVVLLSVLGAATFWFFNAMNKNYDTRLDYPINYLFKRDSVVVVEPLTQNVKIVVSSGGWNLLRKTLRINARPIQVRLDNPTEIRFLTRASLIPMISDQLDGLKLTYVVTDTIFFHIEEKVIKRLPIMIDSINVPLKESYRITSPIKIANDSVTFTGPRSLMTQLSSPVLLAFKDKNISSNYDEELGYQTEKIITAEPKETNIQFSVSRFLYKDVTIPIEFLNFPVDSSIVPRQKDIKIYYTINEKEVDEVLKSDFSVTVDYSMLNKRDSTISPILMYAHEKALDIVLATDYIKVEYQDKRP
- a CDS encoding YtxH domain-containing protein, producing MSNNSNSLFAFIIGAATGAVLGVLYAPDKGENTRDKLSYQLDKYRKKLDVAIQEFIDGKELTDNHAKTEGQKIVKDAKEKAERLLDDVNGLISQIKGEEVSPK